The Rhineura floridana isolate rRhiFlo1 chromosome 14, rRhiFlo1.hap2, whole genome shotgun sequence genomic sequence AAGAAAGGCTGCCTTATTTATGGTGACTGGCCTAGGAACAGCATCTGTGCATGTTTTACTATGTGACACTGCCCCAAGGAACCTCGACTGGCTGGTTTAACCATGTAGCTGGGAGGGCTTAGCAAATCTCTTCAGGTTCCAAGGCCCAACAGCAAACCTCTCCCATCCTTACAATGACACATCAGGATTCCAGCCTTATGTATTGGGTGGAATGTTGCACTGACAGTTGCTTAGTAAGGAGGGATGAAGTAATGTTTAACTCTATAAAGAACTTTATTAGTAACACATTCATTCGTTTCAAAGTACAAACTTGCAGGGTTCAGGCTGGGGAGTGATAAATCCAAGTGGACAGGAGGAGGGGGGGGCAAGACACCACTGCTCTGATTGCCCCATCTCACAGGAGTGGGAAAAAGTTGCATCCAGTCACAGTCCACATGGATCTCTCCCAAGGAGGCGGCCCTCAGCTTTTGCACACTCTGTCTGCACAAGCCATACCATGTAGCCAAGATGCATCTTATCCTATAGATCAGCGAGTCCCAAGCCTTTTCCCCCTACAAACCACCTGAAGATTGCCGAGGgtgttggcagaccacttaatggtttttctgcctgttgtagcgatGGTGATTCGCTGTGCTAGATGTCATACGATTtgcaattgtatttttacagacatagtGTGGACCATTGCattgaagctcatggaccacagtttgaaaACCCCTGCTATAGATACTATAAACCTCATGTGCTTGGTATAGAAGCACCACACGCACACAGAGAGTGGGCAAGAGTTGCACGCTGGGGAGGTAAAAGCACATTAAGAGTTGCATGGAGGGATTTGCCTGAGATTTAGGATGTCACACATACTCATATCAACTTTTCAGCCTTTGAAGAACAATGCATAATAGACCTCTTCTAGGCTTTGGGATCCCTTATAGAGGGAGAAGCAAGCCAGGTTGCTATCCTATGGGAGGCAATAAAAGAGCATCAGGAGGCTGTTGAGCCAGGTTAACAGCTATTTCCCCTTTATAAAGGAAGCGATATTAAATCAGTCCAATGCAAGTCATTAGGCTGGCCAAAgttagagagctttggctgtttGCACTCTAGCCCTTACTTGGGACGCCTCCAGCAGACCAGCAAGCACTTCCCAGACCTATCACATCTCCATCTGCATGTCAGCTTTCCTCACTTCAATCCTTTCAAACTCTAGGTCAGCTCCTTTTCATGAACTCTACATTAACAGGCCAATACAAGCATGCATTTCCTCTCTCTATTCACTGCTCTGGCAGTGACCAGACCACCTATTTTAATGCAGATCTGCCACTCTTGTAGAAGGCTAGCAGTTGAAGGGCTTACTATACATGTGTCTTTTTATAGGTTGCTTTCCTTTGAGCCAGCATAGCTCAGCTCCACTGTAGCCAAACTGAGCTCTCTTAGTACTTGGATCTCTGCTGGTTTCCCTAGCAAGCCAATATTGCCAGGATGAGAAGCAGAAGGGAACTATGATTTGGTAAGCTTATCAAGTCTCAGCCAGGCTCCAAGTCCAGAGGTTTCCTGCAATTACACTGGCAGGGAGGGAGGTCCAGGCAATTCTGTTGGAGAAGGAGGGGACAGTTCAGTGGCTGCAACCCAAACCAACAACTGAAGTGCTCCATCATGTGAAGGGAAGTATGCACAATGCACCTTGGCAGCACAGGTCTCTTGATACTTGTAGGAGTGGAGAAGGGTGGGCAATATGGACTCACCTGAGCGTGaagagcagcagcggcggcggcagcagctggGTATGTGAAAGCAGCATGTGGGATGGCAGGGGTTAACTCCGTGGTGTAGAGTGGGTAGGGGGCCCATgcctctggagatgctgggatcaGGGCTGCTCCAGTCAGGTCATCTAGACATGGGGGGTGGAGAGCAACGGCAGGTTAGCTATTGCCCCAGTTATGCCGTGGACGGCACTGCAAGGGGAAGACACCAAACAGGCTGGATCCTGTAGGGCAAGGgcaggaatctttttcagcccaagggctgcattccattctgggcaacctcccaGGGGGCCATCtgccagtggcaaaagtgggtgcaGCAATGGATGCCAGCTTTTGCCTCtgcacagcaggctagtttctacacatgctcttATACACCGctgtctatcctccatccaggaaagcaagaggcatgaacagagttcaaggacatgctCCAGCTGGGGGAGAAGCACTCGGGACAAGTGAGGGTGGTGGCCtgcagagttccaagggccaaacagagaggactggagggccacatttggcccctgggcctgaggttccccacccctgctgtagggaCAGCAGCACCTCTAGTTGAAAGGGCAACAAGGCAAGATGCCTCATGCGGATCCACACAAGGACACACAGATGCCCACACCCCATCACAGCCAATCGCCTTGAACGTGCCATTCTGTAGCCAATTCAGAGCCAGAGGGCTTCCACCCTGCAACACCCACCCATCAGAGAAGCCACAGAAGCCTCTGCGTACCGCTCCCTCCTaccctacacatacacacaaataaaGAGGGAAGGATCTAGGGCAGCCATCCCCAAATTGCTACCCTCAAGGTGTTTATGGACTACACCTCCTGTCATCTGACCGTTGGCCGGACAGGGTGGTGGCTAACGGGAGTCagacccaacaacatctggaggttggggaaggcagatcTAGGGGCTCTAATTCTCTCAGATCCTCCCCGAGTACCAGAGGCAGAAACGTTGCCAAAGTTGCTTCTCACATTTAAATAGTAAAAACATGCATGTGTCACTGTCACATGACTCACGTTTACACCAAGACCTGCACTGATTTTATCCGTTTGTATTATGTTTTGTTAAGTCAATCTGCTTAACACAAAAAGAGATGTCCTCAAACAAAGGCAACAATTAATTGATTAACAAAGCTCTGCTTCCCAAAGGAGCTGGGATGGGCAGCAGCTGCTTCCAAGAGTGTTTACTGGGAAGAGATTTGATGCCATGCGATGTGCGAGAAGCAACTCAAGGCAAAGGAGGAAACGGAAGGTCTGCCCCTCATCTAGAGCACCAAACCCCAACACAGACCCTCTTCCCCAttctcccaccccacccaacTCCTCACAAGGGTCCCGTGCAATGAAGTGTGCTCCCAGGGCAGGGTGGAGGTTGGAGGGATTCGGCGTAGCCATCAGCTTGCTTTTGGCCATCTTGGTGTTGGCTTTAGCAAACTCTAACCGCAACGTCTGGGGATTCTCTGGGTCAAAGCGGATGCCCTGCAGcagaaaaaagaataaaaacacaaattcAATTTTCTTGAAAGCCACCCTGGAGAACAGTTTGgctgaagggtggcatataaaatcCACAAAGCAAATAGCTGCCTTACTGCAAAATCTTGGGAAGGAGAAGCtatatttgcatttatataccactttatggcAACAGTCAGTTGCAATGCCTgctgtaattttaaaaagtcttcagtaagtgccaaaCGTTCAGCAGAGAGGGGGGGTGTCTGCCCTCGACTGGAAGGGAGTTCCGtaaaattgggcccacaatatTGAACACATGGCTTCTGGTGGATATGAGCCATGCATtcaagccatgggggaccactaacagtgactccgccaaagacctcagtgatttCTTCAATTTCACTTCTAAACATTCATGGCAAGTAAAAATAAGAAGCATGAACGCACCATTTTTAGGTTCAATGTACGGCCTTGGATGTCGCTTCCTAGCATCACTCTTGCAAATGCCCAAAACCACCTACCTATGGCTTCAGCAAGTGACTCACTCGCTAGTTTCATCTGGAGTCACCTGCTTTGTAGTCACCTTAACAAAGAATGAATCTGTTCCTGCTTGGCCTTTGTGGTCCATGTAGATGGACATACATGGTTAGCCCTTTTCAGCATTACTCTAAGGTTGTTACATTAACTGGCAGCTGAGAGCCAAGAAACGAAGACTTCCCTGTCAGCATACCTGAGACAATTTTTAGGTTCTCCCTTGCATTCCTAAGATCCCTAGGTTTTCCCTTGAAGGGGCAGAAAGCATGTGGTAGCCATGTCATCTGGGCTTAATAGGTGTGACATACCATTAACCATTCCAGCTCAGCAATGCCCTGCAGTGCTCAAACCCTGGATTAACTTGCTGTACCATACAGCAAAGTACGTGTCATAATCATCATCGTATGAGCTCCGTATCGGGAGTAAAGCGCCAATGAATGTTAAAAGGGGCCTGAACTAGTAGGGGGACAACAGACAGAAAGACAGTCTGTTCTTCTCTCTGCTGATTTCTCATCtacagtgtttgttgtttttgcaaccTTGGCTCCTCCCCtacctcccttctcttcctgtctttgttctcagttagtaatggctccctgagtgccgGCTGCATGGGTGCTTCAGCATATATGACTTtatctctttgtagtaataaaccttaagtttgtTCTTTCAGTTACcattcttaacagaccagttatttctgcacttcaCTGCAATATATACGTTCCAAATACATTGGAGATCTGCAGGGCTTCCATTCAGCCAAGTTACTACACATGGTCTGGGacagaacagcatgctggacccAAGTCATTCTGGCAATCAGGCTTCACAAATACCTGCACTGAAAGGTCCTCAATACTCACATTCAATGCATTCTTTGCAGCTTCAGCACCAGACCGGCAGTCGAAAGTAACAAAGCCTACTGGCTAgaggagaaaaaacacacacatgggtTGAGCTACATgaagtggaggctggcccactggggaagtggggcactgccccaccaacctcagcctgcctacTTTCTTACAACCAGGTCAGGGGGGTGGGGGGCGTGCtaactgtcagcttccttctccttagtctcagtgttgcatgTGTAGAatgcagcaggcaggaggaggatgggggacaaaactggaatgaACTGGCTCTGCCTACTATGGGCTCCAGTTCCACACACCCTTTGGGCTCCCTgcattccgccccaccagtctccCTGGGCACTGGctacatgtgcacacatgcctggaACTAACTGCCTTGACAGGATGGCTGAACAGAGCTTGCGGTAGAGCAAAATTCCTCTCCAGGTGCCCTTCAGATGGCTGGTACAGGCAGCCTGGCAAGAGACATGGAGCCCCAGTGCAATTTTTCTCCACCTTCAAGTCCACCATGCTTCCATTACAGAGGACGGAAAACATGAAGAACGTGCTATTGCTTAGGCCAGCCCAACATATTCATTGCTACTTTTCCTTCTACACTGGAGCAGACTAGCTTTGGGTGCATCCAACAGGGTATTCCACAGCACTAGCTAgcataaagaacataagaagagcctgctggatcaggccagtggcccatctagtccagcatcctgttctcacagtggccaaccaggtgcctggggtgaagcctgcaagcaagaacccgagtgcaagaacactctcccctcctgaggcttccagcaactggttttcagaagcatgctgcctctgactagggtggcacagcacagccatcatggctagtagccattgatagccctgtcctccatgaatttgtctaatcttcttttaaagccatccaagctggtggccattactgcatcttgtgggagcaaattccataaggaTCCCTTAAGGATCCCTTAAAATAAGATTTTCTGCCCTGCCCTCTTGGCAGTTGCGGGTGCGCGTTTGCATTAGCTAGCACAACCGCCCTCCAGATTGCTGGCTGAACTCCATCATCGCGGAGCTAGCCGGCTGGGTCTGATGGATCTTGGAAGTCCAAtatatccggagggccacagtttccccatccctacactaGAGCAATGATTTTCCCAGAAGGCACAAAAAGTCTCTAAAAGGCCCATCGCAGCATACAGAAAATTAGAAAGTGGCAGCCTGCACAGATAGGATTGAACAGCCTTCAGAGAGGCCTCTAGATGGGTTCACGGAAGCATCAGCTGTAACTGAGTATACATTATTGCTCACCCCTATACTGTAATCCTAGGGCTAGCAACTGcacactccctccctcttcctaatTAGGGCATCTGATCCACATCTGAAGCAGTTAGGCAGTCCTGGCCAGCCGCCAGCTGCTAAGGGAGGCATTACCTGTTTTGATGTTAGCTTGATCAGCGATCCTTCATAACCCTGATGAGAGAGGAGCCAGCAAGTTAGTTATTGGGTTccttaaaagggaaaaaaagaaaggctGCAAGGCCAGTTCAGTGGCCTTAACAGCGCATCTCGAGTGCCAGAAATACTTCTGCAGCCCAGCGAACCAAGCCGGATTAAGATGCAGTTGCTATGTTAGCAACGCTTTCCCTCCATCACCACCGTCCACAGCAAGGATGGGGCATGCCCTATCATGATTCCATGCTGATTTATAGAGAGTCAAGCCATCGCCACACTCAGCCCAGTGTTGTGTGACTGGCCACTGTTCTTCAGGGAATCAGGCAGAGGCGTTTCCTAATCCTGCTATTAGAAGGCCTGTTAAttaggagatgctggggaccttCTACGTGCAGTGAAAACACTCTCCTGAGCTACTGCTGCATCCCTAAAGATTAGATGCAATTCGTTGCCACCCTACTTGATAAGGCAGCTACCCTGCTATAGCACACCACCTTTGATCCATCCCTGTTTCAGGGAGGATTCTGGCGACACACACTTAAGGACATAGGAAActgtcaatatttatttatttgtatcccacccttcctcgcagcaggagcccagggtggcaaacaaagcactaaaacactttaaaacatcataaaaacagatcttaaaatacattaaaacaaaacagcattaaaaacatttttaaaaacaaccttaaaaaagggttaaaaacattattaaaaacatattaaacaattctgacacagatgcagactaggataggtctcaacttaaaaggcttgttgaaagaggaaactcttcaaaaggcgctgaaaagatagagatggtgcctgcctaatattcaatacagagtcagaccattggggcatctagctcaatactgtctatgctaactggcagtggctcttcaggggtttagaaagggacattcccagcctcacctggagatactgggaattgaacctgggcctgAGGTAAATGTCCAAAGCACAAGAGCCCCACCTAGAAGCCTTGTCTAACACTTGCTTCATTTGAGCCATCAGAAGATATTCTCTGAACTTTCAAAAAAGTGAAGGCTGCTAATTTAAATAATGTTTATTGCCATTTTTTCAGAAGATATACAACAAAATTTGAGGAACACCAAACAATCGCCTTCACTTTTTTGTGAGTTAAAGTTCCatcaacatttatatcctgtgaaagcaagttaggttaggctgagagaaacagtgactggcccaaggtcacctagtgagttttGTGGTTGAATGGGAGTTCGAACCCACGACGACCAGATTCCAGTCCAAGACTCTAACTGCTATGCCACACCAAGCCCAGTGCAAGGTTCCACACAACATGGTGCAGTCCATTTGGAATACTCACATCCATTCAGAAGCAGCAAAGGAATGAAAGGTCCTTGTTCCACTTGTGTTGGTGATCTTCAGGAATAGGTATATTCTCATTAGGACTCACTAGCTTCAGAGACAGGCTAAGGCTCCCTAAATCCTATTCCCACGGAATGAGCAATTGATAGGAAGGTTAGAGGACATAATTTGCTTAGAATAGGCAAAGGTGCAACACATTCTGCACCCACAAGAATGGGAGGCACAGCAATAGGCGAGTGAAGAAGTAGGAGCCAAGTCCTCTTTACTACCAGATTGTACATACCTCTGAAGTTGACCAAGACTATGCCCCATTCCATTATGATTTGGCACGGGAGTGGGAAATTTTCTTAAATCTAAGGATTGCATTCCCTCATGAGCAATTCCCCAGGGTTACACACAACAGATGTAATTCTGTTCAGTAGGATGCGttagtcatgcaaaagtcagaggttcctGTACACCcacatccatccaggcaagcagaggCACCACcatagctcaaggacacattccagcaagtTAGTGAACAAAGGATAGGGTgatgaggggcatggcctggagagagcCCCAAGGactagatagagaggcctggaggactgtatttgccctcctccccccagaCTTGAGGCTCCCCAGCCCAGCCCAAAGTCTGCTCTTCACCAAGATCTTTGGGGCCAGTATGCTGACTGCTGCCTAAATTCCAGTGTGGCATCGTGGTTAGAGTActtgactaggacctgggaaatcagagttcaaatctccactcagccatgaacctcactgggtaaGCTGAggacagtcacagtctctcagcctaacctacctcacagggttgttgagaggataaaatggggaggggaagagccgtgtatgccaccttgagttccttggaggaaaggcgggatataaatgtaacaataaataaagccTTCCAGGCTGACCAGCCACTTCTTCCCAAAGCATCTTAAGCCTAACCCTCAGAACTTCCATAGAGGCATATAGCCAGAGtgctttatatttatatattcatctattcaatttgtatgccgcttttccacACAAATGCACCCAAAGCATCTAACAACACAACAGCAAAAGTATATCGATACAGCACTACAGTAACAGTCCAATGTCAATTCATTCCAAAACACACTACAACAATCCAAACAAATAATTCAGTGCGTATGGGACTTGCACCAAGTCATATGAAGTAAGATTGTGAAGGGGTCAGttatgcttagcctggagaagagaggaagagGCAATACAACAGCCACTGCCAAGTATCTGAAGGCCTATCCCATGGGCAGAGCAActctttctgttgctccagagggcagaaaCTAGACAGGTTCAAATTATAAGAAGGAAGCTTTTGACTAAGTATTAGGAGGACTTTCCGGACAGTGCAAGCTGGTCAACGGTGGAGCAGGCTGCCTAGGAAGgtggtttttaagcagagggtgaatggccacctatcagggGTGTTATAGCAGTATTTTCTGCATTGGTACAGGGTTAGACTAGATTACCTTGTAGGTCAATTCCAATGCTATGACTTTTGAGGGTCAGGAGTTGGATTGAGGAGGGGAGAGATTGAGGGTCAAATCCCTGCTCACTGGTAACCTTGTGCCAAGAGGGCACTTGTGCCAATAGACTAAGGAATGTGCATCTCTTAAGCACCACACATTTGCTTGCTGGTTCTGCTTTTTGTTACAACTCACCTTGAATGGCCGGAAAAGCAGATAAAGCTCTCTGGGCTTTATATCCACAGgaagaccactgacaaaaagtgTTCGTACCTAGAAGAGATGGGACAATGCCAAGCAGGTTTAGAGATCAGCATACCACGAGATTGGATGTGGTATTAGTCATAGTCCAAGGTTCAAGCATCAAATCAACTGACTGAAAAATCCAGGATTgcaatccttctgggaaggaTATCCAAGAATTAATAGCCTGGGGAGGTGGTCCAGTTGGCAGGCTCGGGCACCGAATACAATACGGCTTGCACCCATATACCAATACAAGGCCTCACGGCAGTCACAGATGTCatataatctttttttaaaaacacaaacacacacttacaGCATTTCTCCACAAATTCATTCATGGGTAAGGCATATATCAGGGCagagtatgcataaaaatgaacatgctaatgaaaacaacataaaatgcattatattgacagaaattgcttgcaaaactgtgcacaTTAGCCAAAACTATATACAAAGCatgttaggagaaaattgcattaaaacgctgaagagttttcatgaagatttaaaaaaactaaCTGTTGCAGAAACTCGAACTGTATTTAAATTTAGAAAAATAAACTGTGAGGACCAAAATTGGGAGATCCTTCCATCACTAGCAGCAAGTCAATTGCAATTCCTCTTGTAACTTGCAGTGATTGGGTAGCATAGGAGTCTATTACCTGGAAGCGGCCTTGGGCTCTTGcatccttcctcctctctttatGAAGAAGGCTGCTTCTGATCCAGATTCTTTTTATATTAGTATGAAAGCAGTCGTGGCTCATGGCTCCAtgctagtggggcagtggaatctgatcTGGTTTTTagcctgaacttccaaggagctgtcctatTTCGGAGTCAGcatcttagacagctccttgaaagtttatactaaaacccagagcggattccactgtcccactgacatggaaccaccagccgccactgtttcGAGTAGCTCCCTGATCTGCCACCTCAATCATTCTCTAGAAAGAGGGTTTGGGTCACACTGTCAAATATGGTACAATCTGGATTGGTCACTGCTTCCTCTGGTGGACAATCAAGCTCCCTATAATTGTTAATTCTCTGGCAGATGGCTTGGACCAGGTTGAGTTAGAAGAGAAGTTTCTGTTGAAAGGAGTTCCCTCTACCGGATCAGGACTAGCTTTTGATGGCCACATCCAAAGTGGGGAGGGCTTGCACTATCAACTGTTTCATACTTATTTTTgtaattatgtattttttcatttTCCAAGACcagacaaacagcacttacccttaCTGTTACATACGTAGGCAGCAAGCCGGAATATTATACAAACGTTACAAAATTCATAACCATGAAGCAAATCCTACTTTAACTCCAAAGTAACTGGCAGTTATAGGAGAAGTAACATTTCCACATAGTaaattccagcctttcccaaactgggtttccagatgttgctagactacagttcccataatccctgaccattggccatgctggctggagctgatgggagctctagtgcggcaacatctggagatccaaggCTTCGGAAAGGATGGTGTCAACCACAACTACAGAAAACCCACATATTGTTGAATGCTTTAGGTACAGGTGTAGCAATGCCACTGTAGGAGATGAATGCCCACCATTCCGCTGAGCAGTCTTTTCTTCTAACCTCTGCCATCTGTAGACACTGAGTTAGTTCTTCCATTTAAGAGCTATCTTCCAACTTTGTTACACCATTTTGATGAAAAGAGCCCATGTAAGTCATTCCAGTATCTGGCTATCAAAGTCTTTGCTGCCCCATTAAGAAGCCcgccagtgttttgtttttttaaacaaagtgcATCTTGATTTTAGTTAGTGAATAAACTCAACACTGCCAACTCGGGTGTTTTTTGAATTAGTTCCCCAATTTTAGAAGTTTCCTGAAAAAATGATCCCAGAATTATGTTGCTCTTTTACAGCTTTATGTTTATTCTAAAAACTTAAGAAAAATAGTGGGTTAAACGTAGCGTGTTTATTAGGATGCTGCTAGCCCCCCACTATACCTAGAGAAGAAATAGGGTCAATAGTCACCACCAAGGCAGGTTCACACACAAGTTGGAACCAGATTTCCCTGCTGAACTATAAATACCATTTGAAAACACAATACATGTTGGAGGCTTAATATTTGACATTTGTGGCGTACTTTTCAGCATTGGGATATGTTAATCACTGGCAGATCTCTCCTGCTCAGCCATACAACCACACACTAGTAGCATGAGAATCTACAGAGTGTGGACAACATGTTTGTAGAATAATGCAAGATCTATAAGATGGCCCTAGAATCAAAGAAGAGCGAATAGACATTGTCTGCCTTGATGGGTTTCTTTCTTTTGAAGCATTATGACGCTATTCACAGAGTGACAGAAAATTTAGGAAATTAGGTACTTAAACTAGCATATGAGTTTAAGAAATCTGCTTTAGAAATTCCATCACCAGTGCCTATTTTGGGTCATTTAACCTCATAcctcagagagctattgctagtcgggcggtatataagcttaataaaataaataaataaataaataaataaataaatatacgatCATAGAAACTGAGCAGTTTCAGACTGCATGAGAAAGCATAGAAAGCCTGCCAGAGAAATAGAGGTTGCATACAcgccacacatttgaagcacattcctAGGGTGCTCCCAACTTACTTAGGAccaaggccagcaccaggcatgattgggcccttgggcaccagcctgccctaggccTGTACTGCCGTAGCCCAACACCTCTCCATACA encodes the following:
- the RBPMS2 gene encoding RNA-binding protein with multiple splicing 2 isoform X1, which codes for MSNLPKENEHSSNSLEEEVRTLFVSGLPVDIKPRELYLLFRPFKGYEGSLIKLTSKQPVGFVTFDCRSGAEAAKNALNGIRFDPENPQTLRLEFAKANTKMAKSKLMATPNPSNLHPALGAHFIARDPYDLTGAALIPASPEAWAPYPLYTTELTPAIPHAAFTYPAAAAAAAALHAQMRWYPPSEATQQGWKSRQFC
- the RBPMS2 gene encoding RNA-binding protein with multiple splicing 2 isoform X2 produces the protein MSNLPKENEHSSNSLEEEGYEGSLIKLTSKQPVGFVTFDCRSGAEAAKNALNGIRFDPENPQTLRLEFAKANTKMAKSKLMATPNPSNLHPALGAHFIARDPYDLTGAALIPASPEAWAPYPLYTTELTPAIPHAAFTYPAAAAAAAALHAQMRWYPPSEATQQGWKSRQFC